The DNA region TCCGCGAGCACGGCATGGAGCAGATCGTTCGCGACGCGCGCATCGCCACCCTCTACGAAGGCACCACCGGCATCCAGGCCCTCGACCTGCTGGGCCGCAAGGTGCTGCTGATGACCCAGGGCAAGGCCGTGCGCGACTTCAGCGGCCAGGTGGCGCGCCTGGCCCTCGACCTGCTGAAGACCGAGCCGGCCATGCGCGGCCGCGCGCTGACCCTGCTCAAGCTCGCCGGCCAGTGGAACGTCCTGACCCTGCGCATCGCCCTGCGCGCCCGCAAGGACCGTGACCTGGTGGGCACCGCCAGCCATGACTTCCTCATGTACTCCGGCTACGCCGCCCTCGCCTACGCCTGGGCCCTGCAGGAAGCCGCCGCACGCCGCCGCCTGCGCGAAGGCGGCGCCGAGTCCGAGGACTTCTACCGCGCCAAGCTGGCCACCAGCGCCTTCTACTTCGACCGCTTGCTGCCCCGCGCCAAGGGCCACGCCAGCGCCATGCTCAAGCCGACGAAGTCGGTGATGGGGCTGCAGGACGAGCACTTCCTCTTCGAGTGATCCACCCGCTGGAACGGGCCTCCCGCATGGGAGGCCCGCCGTGACACACCGCTGTAAAACAGCTGAGGTTTTCTACAAGGACATCAAGGACAGCAGTAACCGGTCCGCCATCGGGCGGTGGCCTCTCACCGCCCTCCGCATCCACTCATCTCGGACATGCAGATGACAACGACCACGCGCATCACCTGGACGATGCTCAGCCTTCTCGCCCTGCTCACCGCCCCCCCGGCCCCGGCCGCCCCCGACCCTCGGCCTGACGCCTTCGACCTGCTGACCCACAACGCCTTCTTCCTCACGCCGCTGCCGTTCAAGTTCAGCTGGAACAACCAGGAGCGCGCGCGCCTGATGACCCGGGCCGACTATGTGGAAGGACGCGACCTGATCATCTTCAACGAGCTGTTCGACAACACAGCCTCGGACATCCTGCTCAACGGGCTGAAGGACCGTTACCCGCACCAGACCCCGGTGCTGGGCCGCGCCACCAGCGGCTGGGACGAGAGCACCGGCAACCCCGCCGCCAAGCCCGAGGACGGCGGCGTCGCCATCGTCAGCCGCTGGCCCATCGTGCGCCGGGTGCAGTACCTCTACCGCGATGCCTGCGGGGCAGACGCCCTGGCCAACAAGGGCTTCGTGTACGTCAAGGTGATGCGCGGCGAGCGCCCGTTCCATGTCATCGCCACCCACACCCAGGCTGCCGACGCGGCCTGCCCCGACGGTGGCCAGGCGGTGCGCGAAAGCCAGTTCAGGGAGATGCGCGCCTTCATCGACCGGCAGAACATCCCCGCGAACGAAGTGCTGTTCGTCGGCGGCGACCTCAACGTCGTGCGCGGCAGCGCCGAGTACCCGCGCGTGTTGGCCCAGCTGGACCTGCGCGAACCGGACAGCTACGCCGGCGCCCCCGCCACCTGGGACACCCGGCGCAACGGCGTGACCGGCTACCAGTACCCCTACAAGGACAACGGCCCCGGTACGCCACCGACCAACCCGCCGGAGTACCTCGACTACATCCTGGTCTCCAGCAGCCACGGCCAGGTCTCGTACTGGCACAACCAGGCGCTGGACATCCCCTCCCCGCGCTGGAGCGCCAGCGACGGCGTCAACACCTGGCACTACCAGGACTACTCCGACCACTACCCGGTGGCCGCCTTCACCTATGCCGATCCGCAGCGCACACCCCAGCGGGCCTTCAAGCCCACCGACAACCGCTACGCCCGCGTGGTGCTGCGCAGCCTCGACAACGGCAACGCCCTGCGCACCGGGGCAAAGGCCACCAACTGGGTCACCGTCACCGGCAACGGCCGCGACGACGCCAGCACCTTCAGCCTCAACGACTGGGACCACTTCGCCAGCTTCTGCGTGCGCAACGGTGACTACGTGACCCTGGAATCACGCGCCTACCCCGGCTACTTCCTCACCTGGTACGAGCACGGTGCCGGCAAGTGGGGCTACTACCCCGCCGCCGGCAAGCCCTCGCGGCACCTGCGCGTGCAGATCGACAACGACCAGGGGCAATGCCTGAAGGATGGCGACCAGGTGGCGTTCATCGACTACAGCGGCCAGCGCCCCCTGCCCGGGCGCGACTACTACCTGAAGATCTGGCCCGACGGCGCCTGGAAGGACCACCTGTTCCTCTGGGGCGAGGCCCAGGACGCCAGCCGCTTCCGCGTCGAAGTGGCGCCGACCGCGGTCTACGAGAACTGGTACGACAGGTTGCGTTTCTGAACCACCGCGCCGGGGCGTTGCGCCCCGGCGTTTTCACCCCAGCAGCGCCAGCGCCACCAGCACGGCCACCTCGGCCAGCTCCACCAGCGCCCCGGCCGTGTCGCCGGTGGTGCCGCCGAGTCGCTGCAGCAAGCCACGGCGCCACCCGGCGAACAGCGCCAGCGCCGCCACCAGTGCGACCAGCGCCACCCAGCCGAACACCAGACCCAGCAGCGCATGGGCGCCCAGCACCCAGGGCAGTTCCCGGCGCGGCAAATGCTCGGCCAGCGCCTGCCCCAGCCCGCCTGCACGAACGTAAGGCGTGGTCATGAACAGCAACGGCAGCAGCGCCCGCGCCAGCCAGGGTGCCAGCAGCAGCGCGGCGATCGGCCCCTGCTCCAGCAGCGCCACCAGCGCGGCGAACTTCAGCAGCAGGACCAGCACCAATACGACCACGGCGATGGGGCCGCTGCGCGGGTCCTTCATGATCGCCAGGGTGCGCTCGCGGTCGCCGTAGCCGCCCACCCAGGCGTCCGCCGTATCGGCCAGGCCATCCAGGTGCAGGCCACCGCTCAGCGCCACCCAGGCGGCCAGCAGCAGCGCGGCCTCGAGCAGCGTCGAGGTATCGCCCAGCACCCACTCCAGCGCCAGCAGCGCCAGGCCCAGCAGCAATCCCACCAGCGGGTAGAACAGCAGTGAGCGACCGATCTGCTGCGGCTCGGGCATGCCCGGCAGGCGCACCGGCAGGCGGGTGAGGAACTGCAGGGCGATCAGCAGCGGGGTCATGGCAAAACGATCCGGTGCAAGGTCGCGTGGGGCACCTCCACCTGCATCAGCTGGGCCCGTGGCAGGCCCCATGCGCGGGCCAGCAGCAGGCGGATCACCCCGCCGTGGCTGACCACCAGCAGGCGCTGGCCGGCGAAGCCTTCCTGCAAACGCGCCGCCGCCGCATGCACGCGGGCCTCGAAGTCGAGCAGCGTCTCGCCGCCGGGCGGGGTGAAGCTGTAGGGGTCGTTCCAGAACAGGCCCAGGCCGGCCTCATCGGTGGCCATCAGTTGGGCAGCGGTGCGGCCTTCCCAGGCGCCGAAATGCAGTTCGCGCAGGTCGGCGTCGAAACCCAGCGGCAGGTCCAGGTGCCCGGCCAGCTCCTCGGCGAAGCGCGCGCAACGCTGCAACGGCGAGCTGACGATGGCATCCCAGGGGCCGGCCCCCTCCACTGCACGGCGCATCTGCGCCCAGCCGGTTTCGGTCAGGGCGTCGTCCAGGCTGCCGCGAAAGCCCGCGCCCAGCTCGGTTTCGCCATGGCGCAGCAGGTCGATGACCAGGCTCATGCGGGGCGATCCGAGACGGCGGCCTCGGCGAAGGTGGCCATGCCGTTGTGCAGGTCGCAGGCCAGGCGCAGCAGCGGCAAGGCGATGGCGGCGCCGCTGCCCTCGCCCAGGCGCAGGCCGAGGTCGAGCAGGGTTTGCGCCTGCAGCTCCGCCAGCACGGCCTGGTGGCCCGGCTCGGCGGAACGGTGGGAGAACAGCAGCCAGTCGCGGCAGGCGGGGTTCATGCGCACGGCGCAGAGCGCGGCGACGCTGCAGATGAAGCCGTCCACCAGCACCGGGATGCCGCGCTGGGCGCAGCCGAGGTAGGCCCCGGCCAGGGCCGCGACCTCGAAGCCACCGAGGCGGCGCAGGCTTTCCAGCGGGCCATGGCAATGGGGCCTGTGCAGGGCCAGGGCGCGTTCGATCACCTCGGCCTTGTGCTGCACGCCCTTGTCGTCCAGCCCGGTGCCGGGGCCGACCAGTTGTGCCGCCGGGGTGCCCAGCAGCGCGCAGGCCAGGGCGCTGGCGGCGGTGGTGTTGCCGATGCCCATCTCGCCGCCGAGGTAGATGTCGGCCCCCGAGTCCACCGCACGCTCGGCACTGGCGCGGCCGGCCTCCAGCGCGGCCAGGCACTGGGCATCGCTCATCGCCGGTTCGCGGGCGAAGTTGGCGGTGCCGGCGCCCAGGCCCAGGTGCAGCACGCCAGGCAAGCGCTCCAGCGGCACGGCGGTGCCCAGGTCGACCAGCTCCAGGGTCGCCCCCAGGCTGTGGGCCAGCACGTTGATGGCCGCGCCGCCACGCACGAAGTTGCGCAGCATCTCGCCGGTCACCGCCTGCGGGTAGGCGGAAACGCCCTCCTCCACCACGCCGTGGTCGCCGGCGAACACGGCGAACCAGGGCCGCGCGACCTCGGGGCGATCACTGCCCTGCATCGAAGCGAGGGTGATCGCCAGGCCCTCCAGCTGGCCCAGGGCGCCACGCGGCTTGGTCAGCTGGTCCTGGCGGGCCTGGGCCCGGGTGCGGGCGACATGGTCCTGGGGCTGGCACTCGGCCAACCACCACGCGAGTGAGGTCATAGGGGCTCTCCCTTCAACAGCATGGGCAGGCCGGCGACGGTGAAGGTCACGCGGGTGCAGCGTTCGGCCAGGGCCTGGTGCAGCCAACCGGCTTCATCGACGTAGCGGCGGGTCAGTTCGCCCAGGGGCACGACCCCGAGGCCGGTTTCATTGCTCACCAGCAGCACCCGCCCCGGCAGCTCGCCGATGCAGGCCAGCAGGGCGTCGCGCTCGGCGACGAGGCGCGCCTCGTCCTCCAGCATCAGCAGGTTGGTCAGCCACAGGGTCAGGCAGTCCACCAGCAGGCAGGTGCCGGGGGCCGCGTGCTCGCGCAGCACCCGCGCCAGCTCGATGGGCTCTTCCACCAGGCCCCAATGGTCGGGGCGGCGGGCGCGGTGGCTGGCCACGCGGGCACTCATCTCGCCGTCCAGCGGCTGGCTGGTGGCGATGTAGGTGACGGCCAGGCCCGACTCGCCGGCGAGGCGTTCGGCCAGGCGGCTCTTGCCCGAACGGGCGCCACCGAGGATGAGTTCAGCCATGGGCGGGCTCCAGGCCGCAGAGGCGGCGCAGCAGGTCGGTATCCAGGTGGTGCTCGACCTGATCGGCCAGGCGCTCGATGTCGCGCTCGCGCAGCGCCGGGTAGTCCACGGCCTGCACCTCGGCGAGGCCGGCCCAGCGCAGCAGCGCATCACGGGCCTCGGCAGCCTCGAACAGGCCATGCAGGTAGGTGCCGAGCACCTGGCCGTCCTCGCTCATGGCGCCGTCGCAGCGGCCATCGTCCAGTTGCGCGGCGGGCCGCTCCAGGGCGGCGCCACGGCTGACCCCGGCGTGGATTTCGTAGCCGGTCACCGCAGCACCTTCCAGGCCCAGGCGGCCACGCACGTTGCGCAGCTGCTTCTCCGGCTCCAGCACCGTGTCGAAGGCGAGCAGGCCGAGGCCGGCGCTGCTGCCGGCGGGCCCTTCCAGGCCGTGGGGGTCGTCGATGCGCTCACCGAGCATCTGCAGGCCGCCGCAGATGCCCAGCAGCTTGCCGCCGTAGCGCAGGTGGCGGGCGATGGCCGCGTCCCAGCCCTGCGCGCGGAGGAAGGCCAGGTCGGCGCGCACGCTCTTGGAGCCGGGCAGGATGACCAGGTCCGCCGGTGGCAGCGCCTGCCCCGGGCCGACCAGGGTCAGCTGCACCTGGGGGTGCAGGCGCAGCGGGTCGAAATCGGTGTGGTTGCTGATGCGCGGCAGCACCGGCACCACCACCTTCAACGCCTCGCGGGGCTTGGCGCCCTGGCGGCGGTCGATGGCGTCCTCGGCCTCCAGGTGGAAATCGGTGAGGTAGGGCAGCACGCCGAGCACCGGCTTGCCGGTACGCGCCTCCAGCCAGTCGAGGCCGGGTTGCAGCAAGGCGATGTCACCCCGGAAGCGGTTGATCACGAAGCCCTTCACCCGTGCCTGCTCGCTCTCCGAGAGCAGCGCCAGGGTGCCCACCAGATGGGCGAAGACGCCGCCCCGGTCGATGTCGGCGATGAGGATGACCGGGCAGTCCACCGCCTCGGCGAAGCCCATGTTGGCGATGTCGTTGGCGCGCAGGTTGATCTCCGCCGGGGAGCCGGCGCCCTCCACCATCACCACCCGATAGCCGGCCTCCAGACGCTGGTGGGAGGCCAGCACCGCCTGCATGGCGACCTTCTTGTAGTCGTGGTAGGCGACGGCGTTCATCGAGGTGACGGCGCGGCCGTGGATGATCACCTGGGCACCGGTGTCGGTGTTGGGCTTGAGCAGCACCGGGTTCATGTCGGTGTGCGGCGCCAGCCCGCAGGCCTGGGCCTGCACCGCCTGGGCGCGGCCGATCTCGCCGCCGTCGGCGGTCACCGCGCTGTTGAGCGCCATGTTCTGCGGCTTGAACGGCACCACCGCCACGCCCTGGCGCTTGAGCCAGCGGCACAGCGCGGTCACCAGGGTGCTCTTGCCCGCATCGGAGGTGGTGCCCTGCACCATCAGCGTGGTCATGCGAGCTCCCGGGCGAAGCCGCTCAGCACGGTGTCCAGGCGCTGCCAGCCGGCCTCGTCGGGCGGCAGGCCGAAACGCAGGCTCGACGGCGTGAGGAACAACCGGGTGAGGATGCCGTGGGCGGCGAGGTATTCGTGCACCACCCCGGCGTGGGGCATGGCGACCCACTGGAACAGCGAGCAGCCGCCGGTGGGTTGCAGGCCATGGCTGCCGAGCAGGCGGGCCAGGCGCTGGCCGTCCCGCAGCAGGCGCTCGCGCTGCCGGGCCTGGCCGCCGACATCCTGCAGCAGGCCCCTGGCGATGGCCCGCGC from Pseudomonas tohonis includes:
- the cobT gene encoding nicotinate-nucleotide--dimethylbenzimidazole phosphoribosyltransferase; its protein translation is MTSLAWWLAECQPQDHVARTRAQARQDQLTKPRGALGQLEGLAITLASMQGSDRPEVARPWFAVFAGDHGVVEEGVSAYPQAVTGEMLRNFVRGGAAINVLAHSLGATLELVDLGTAVPLERLPGVLHLGLGAGTANFAREPAMSDAQCLAALEAGRASAERAVDSGADIYLGGEMGIGNTTAASALACALLGTPAAQLVGPGTGLDDKGVQHKAEVIERALALHRPHCHGPLESLRRLGGFEVAALAGAYLGCAQRGIPVLVDGFICSVAALCAVRMNPACRDWLLFSHRSAEPGHQAVLAELQAQTLLDLGLRLGEGSGAAIALPLLRLACDLHNGMATFAEAAVSDRPA
- the cobC gene encoding alpha-ribazole phosphatase family protein, coding for MSLVIDLLRHGETELGAGFRGSLDDALTETGWAQMRRAVEGAGPWDAIVSSPLQRCARFAEELAGHLDLPLGFDADLRELHFGAWEGRTAAQLMATDEAGLGLFWNDPYSFTPPGGETLLDFEARVHAAAARLQEGFAGQRLLVVSHGGVIRLLLARAWGLPRAQLMQVEVPHATLHRIVLP
- a CDS encoding cobyric acid synthase, with product MTTLMVQGTTSDAGKSTLVTALCRWLKRQGVAVVPFKPQNMALNSAVTADGGEIGRAQAVQAQACGLAPHTDMNPVLLKPNTDTGAQVIIHGRAVTSMNAVAYHDYKKVAMQAVLASHQRLEAGYRVVMVEGAGSPAEINLRANDIANMGFAEAVDCPVILIADIDRGGVFAHLVGTLALLSESEQARVKGFVINRFRGDIALLQPGLDWLEARTGKPVLGVLPYLTDFHLEAEDAIDRRQGAKPREALKVVVPVLPRISNHTDFDPLRLHPQVQLTLVGPGQALPPADLVILPGSKSVRADLAFLRAQGWDAAIARHLRYGGKLLGICGGLQMLGERIDDPHGLEGPAGSSAGLGLLAFDTVLEPEKQLRNVRGRLGLEGAAVTGYEIHAGVSRGAALERPAAQLDDGRCDGAMSEDGQVLGTYLHGLFEAAEARDALLRWAGLAEVQAVDYPALRERDIERLADQVEHHLDTDLLRRLCGLEPAHG
- the sph gene encoding sphingomyelin phosphodiesterase, with product MTTTTRITWTMLSLLALLTAPPAPAAPDPRPDAFDLLTHNAFFLTPLPFKFSWNNQERARLMTRADYVEGRDLIIFNELFDNTASDILLNGLKDRYPHQTPVLGRATSGWDESTGNPAAKPEDGGVAIVSRWPIVRRVQYLYRDACGADALANKGFVYVKVMRGERPFHVIATHTQAADAACPDGGQAVRESQFREMRAFIDRQNIPANEVLFVGGDLNVVRGSAEYPRVLAQLDLREPDSYAGAPATWDTRRNGVTGYQYPYKDNGPGTPPTNPPEYLDYILVSSSHGQVSYWHNQALDIPSPRWSASDGVNTWHYQDYSDHYPVAAFTYADPQRTPQRAFKPTDNRYARVVLRSLDNGNALRTGAKATNWVTVTGNGRDDASTFSLNDWDHFASFCVRNGDYVTLESRAYPGYFLTWYEHGAGKWGYYPAAGKPSRHLRVQIDNDQGQCLKDGDQVAFIDYSGQRPLPGRDYYLKIWPDGAWKDHLFLWGEAQDASRFRVEVAPTAVYENWYDRLRF
- the cobU gene encoding bifunctional adenosylcobinamide kinase/adenosylcobinamide-phosphate guanylyltransferase, with protein sequence MAELILGGARSGKSRLAERLAGESGLAVTYIATSQPLDGEMSARVASHRARRPDHWGLVEEPIELARVLREHAAPGTCLLVDCLTLWLTNLLMLEDEARLVAERDALLACIGELPGRVLLVSNETGLGVVPLGELTRRYVDEAGWLHQALAERCTRVTFTVAGLPMLLKGEPL
- a CDS encoding adenosylcobinamide-GDP ribazoletransferase produces the protein MTPLLIALQFLTRLPVRLPGMPEPQQIGRSLLFYPLVGLLLGLALLALEWVLGDTSTLLEAALLLAAWVALSGGLHLDGLADTADAWVGGYGDRERTLAIMKDPRSGPIAVVVLVLVLLLKFAALVALLEQGPIAALLLAPWLARALLPLLFMTTPYVRAGGLGQALAEHLPRRELPWVLGAHALLGLVFGWVALVALVAALALFAGWRRGLLQRLGGTTGDTAGALVELAEVAVLVALALLG